A part of Bacillus thuringiensis genomic DNA contains:
- a CDS encoding NAD(P)-binding protein: MYPLTVRVEKKRVVVIGGGKVAGFKIIPLLKQGADIVVVSPELDANLVKLVEEKKIRWYQREYEKSDIKAAFLVVAASGDAVLNEQVAEDSTENQLVNVITNPESGNVHFPAAIHRGLLNIAVSTGGASPKLAKKIRDDIANKYDEAYEAYLDFLYEVRMKVKELQIEKRQRNILLQEVLKSIYVQSEQKRELFLQELERKIHVG, translated from the coding sequence ATGTATCCACTTACAGTGCGAGTTGAGAAGAAACGTGTTGTTGTCATTGGTGGAGGAAAAGTCGCTGGATTCAAAATTATTCCTTTACTAAAACAAGGTGCGGATATAGTTGTGGTAAGTCCTGAATTGGATGCGAATTTAGTGAAACTTGTGGAAGAAAAGAAAATTCGTTGGTATCAAAGGGAGTATGAAAAAAGTGATATTAAAGCTGCTTTTTTAGTTGTTGCAGCGAGTGGTGATGCTGTATTAAATGAACAAGTTGCTGAAGATAGCACAGAAAATCAATTAGTAAATGTTATTACGAACCCGGAAAGTGGAAATGTTCATTTTCCGGCGGCGATTCATCGTGGTTTGCTTAATATAGCAGTTTCTACTGGGGGGGCGAGCCCGAAGCTTGCAAAAAAAATTCGTGATGATATCGCAAATAAATATGATGAGGCGTATGAAGCGTATCTTGATTTTTTATACGAAGTTAGAATGAAAGTGAAAGAATTACAAATAGAGAAAAGGCAGAGAAATATATTGTTGCAAGAAGTATTAAAGTCGATATACGTTCAAAGTGAACAAAAAAGAGAACTGTTTTTACAAGAATTAGAGAGAAAAATTCATGTCGGCTAG
- a CDS encoding sodium-dependent transporter, which yields MKETQQWTSKIGFVLAAAGAAVGLGAIWKFPYVAGNGGGGAFFLVFLLLTVFIGMPLLLAEFVIGRSTQKEAVTAYKVLVPNSKLYPWIGRMGVVTCFSVLSFYSVVGGWILLYLYYSVTGSFWNGVADYGQLFGETISNPVSAIGAQFLFMLCTIFVVSKGVEKGIEKASKYMMPLLFILFIAIIVRALTLDGAMAGVEFFLKPDFSKLTADTILYAMGQSFFSLTVGASVMVTYSSYLKKEEHLAKSATSIVSLTIFVTVLAGLAIFPAIFALGVKPTEGPGLLFIVLPAVFAKIPLGQFFFIMFLVLFFFATLTSAISMLEIVVASVAKGNEKKRPSASLLIGILIFAVGIPSALSFGIMSDVKIFGKTFFDLVDFSVSNVLLPLGVLAISLFVPNKMSKELLMKELEVTETKGKTLFNIWFFLLRYVIPVTVIIVFLNAIGVFKMFA from the coding sequence ATGAAAGAAACACAGCAATGGACGTCGAAAATAGGCTTTGTACTCGCAGCAGCCGGAGCCGCAGTAGGTCTTGGTGCAATATGGAAATTTCCGTATGTTGCAGGTAATGGTGGAGGAGGCGCATTCTTCCTTGTATTTTTACTATTAACTGTATTTATAGGTATGCCGCTTCTTTTAGCTGAATTTGTTATTGGACGTAGTACGCAAAAAGAGGCAGTTACAGCGTATAAAGTATTAGTGCCAAATAGCAAGTTGTATCCTTGGATTGGCCGCATGGGAGTTGTGACTTGTTTTAGTGTACTCTCGTTCTATAGTGTTGTAGGTGGATGGATCTTACTATACTTATACTATAGTGTTACAGGAAGTTTCTGGAATGGTGTTGCTGATTATGGACAATTGTTTGGTGAAACGATTTCAAATCCAGTAAGTGCGATTGGAGCGCAATTTCTCTTTATGCTTTGCACGATTTTTGTCGTAAGTAAAGGAGTAGAAAAAGGGATAGAGAAGGCAAGTAAGTACATGATGCCGCTATTATTTATTTTATTTATTGCGATCATTGTTCGTGCGTTAACACTTGATGGTGCTATGGCTGGGGTAGAATTCTTCTTAAAACCAGATTTTTCAAAACTGACAGCAGATACGATTTTATATGCGATGGGACAATCTTTCTTCTCACTAACAGTAGGTGCCTCAGTAATGGTCACGTATAGCTCGTATTTAAAGAAAGAAGAACATTTAGCTAAATCAGCAACATCTATTGTAAGCTTAACGATTTTTGTTACTGTACTGGCAGGATTAGCAATTTTCCCAGCGATTTTCGCATTAGGCGTTAAGCCGACTGAAGGGCCAGGACTACTGTTTATCGTCCTTCCAGCAGTATTTGCGAAAATACCATTGGGACAATTTTTCTTCATTATGTTTTTAGTTTTATTCTTTTTTGCGACTTTAACATCTGCGATTTCCATGCTTGAAATTGTAGTAGCATCTGTCGCGAAAGGCAATGAAAAAAAGCGTCCGTCAGCATCATTATTAATTGGTATTCTTATTTTTGCAGTTGGAATTCCATCAGCCTTATCGTTTGGCATTATGAGTGATGTGAAAATATTCGGGAAAACATTCTTTGACTTAGTCGACTTCTCGGTAAGTAACGTATTGTTGCCGCTAGGAGTACTGGCTATTTCATTGTTTGTACCAAATAAAATGAGTAAAGAGTTATTAATGAAAGAATTAGAAGTTACGGAAACGAAAGGGAAAACATTATTTAATATTTGGTTCTTCTTGCTTCGTTATGTTATTCCGGTAACTGTAATTATTGTATTTTTAAATGCGATAGGCGTATTTAAAATGTTTGCATAA
- a CDS encoding murein hydrolase activator EnvC family protein → MKKKFAAFSVLAAGTIFVSPLLSPAYAETNQDKLSNIQSELEGKQNDLQNKSAEKEQIEKEIQELQKKIDDLTTSINKNEAELNDTKKEISKTQQVITEKKKHIEQLQTNIDTRQEVIKQRLQSMQEKPRTNIITEVLTNSTNIADLVDNMYSVSLILNNDTDIVKKQTTDQNAVTKEKEAVEKKEQQLKEAEQKLVQKQQELQTNQQQQQTFISDLHTKVAKVDSEIEGLEESKGILENQRQAVQKAIEEEKRAEEARKAEEARKAEEARKQAATSAQTTQAVQAAPTPHDTNIGGFIKPAAGSKTSGFGVRSIDNHKGIDIAASGTVPIIAAADGVVIRSELSSSYGNVVYLSHRINGKTYTTVYAHMSSRSVSNGQTVKQGTQLGFMGNTGQSYGQHLHFELHLGEWNVGKTNAVDPSPYIGL, encoded by the coding sequence ATGAAAAAGAAATTTGCAGCGTTCAGTGTTTTAGCAGCAGGAACGATTTTTGTTTCTCCGTTACTTTCACCTGCATACGCTGAAACGAATCAAGATAAATTATCTAATATTCAATCTGAATTAGAAGGAAAACAAAATGACTTACAAAATAAATCAGCCGAGAAAGAACAAATAGAAAAGGAAATTCAAGAATTACAAAAGAAAATCGACGATTTAACTACTTCTATTAATAAAAACGAAGCTGAATTAAACGATACAAAAAAAGAAATTAGTAAAACACAACAAGTTATTACTGAGAAAAAGAAACATATAGAGCAATTACAAACAAACATAGATACACGTCAGGAAGTTATTAAGCAACGTTTACAATCTATGCAAGAAAAACCTCGTACAAATATCATTACAGAGGTATTAACAAATTCTACAAACATTGCTGATCTTGTTGATAATATGTATTCTGTCAGTTTAATTTTAAACAACGATACTGATATTGTGAAAAAACAAACAACTGACCAAAATGCTGTGACGAAAGAAAAAGAGGCTGTCGAGAAAAAAGAGCAACAACTAAAAGAAGCTGAACAGAAATTAGTTCAAAAACAACAAGAGTTGCAAACAAATCAGCAGCAACAGCAAACCTTTATTAGCGATCTACATACGAAAGTAGCAAAAGTAGATTCAGAGATTGAAGGATTAGAAGAATCTAAAGGTATTTTAGAAAATCAGCGTCAAGCTGTTCAAAAAGCAATTGAAGAAGAAAAACGTGCCGAAGAGGCTCGTAAAGCTGAAGAAGCCCGCAAAGCTGAAGAAGCTCGGAAACAAGCTGCTACATCTGCCCAAACAACTCAAGCTGTTCAAGCAGCCCCAACACCACACGATACAAATATTGGCGGCTTTATTAAGCCAGCAGCTGGATCAAAAACTTCTGGGTTTGGCGTGCGCTCTATAGATAATCATAAAGGAATCGATATCGCAGCTTCGGGAACTGTTCCAATTATCGCTGCTGCAGATGGTGTTGTTATTCGCTCGGAACTATCATCTAGTTACGGAAACGTTGTGTACTTATCCCACCGTATAAACGGAAAAACATATACGACAGTATATGCTCATATGAGTAGCCGTTCTGTATCAAATGGACAAACTGTAAAACAAGGCACTCAACTTGGATTTATGGGTAATACTGGTCAATCATACGGACAACATTTACACTTTGAACTTCACCTTGGAGAATGGAATGTCGGCAAGACAAACGCAGTTGATCCATCTCCTTATATCGGATTATAA
- the gltP gene encoding glutamate/aspartate:proton symporter GltP, producing MKRIGLAWQILIGLALGIAVGAIFYGDSTVVGYLKPIGDIFIRLIKMIVVPIVVASIVVGVAGVGDVKKLGRLGGKTIIYFEIITTLAIVVGLLIANIFQPGKGVNMDQLTKTDISKYAETTSQVQSHSFADTFVNIVPTNIMKSLVEGDMLAIIFFSVLFGLGVAAIGERGRPVLQFFQGVADAMFYVTNQVMKFAPFGVFALIGVTVSTFGLSSLIPLGKLVIVVYGAMIFFVVVVLGLTAKLFGINIFQFFKILKDELILAYSTASSETVLPKIMEKMEKFGCPKAITSFVIPTGYSFNLDGSTLYQAIAAIFLAQMYGIELSITQQITLLLVLMVTSKGIAGVPGVSFVVLLATLGTVGIPAEGLAFIAGIDRILDMARTAVNVVGNSLAAVVMSKWEGQYDAEKGQAYLEEISNKQAA from the coding sequence ATGAAAAGAATAGGACTTGCATGGCAAATTTTAATAGGACTTGCCCTAGGTATCGCGGTTGGGGCAATTTTTTATGGCGATAGCACAGTTGTAGGGTACCTAAAACCAATTGGTGATATTTTTATCCGATTAATTAAAATGATCGTTGTGCCGATTGTTGTAGCAAGTATTGTTGTTGGGGTTGCTGGTGTTGGCGATGTTAAGAAGTTAGGCCGACTAGGCGGAAAAACAATTATTTACTTTGAAATTATTACAACACTTGCAATTGTTGTTGGTCTGTTAATAGCGAATATTTTCCAACCGGGAAAAGGCGTGAATATGGATCAATTAACAAAGACTGATATTTCTAAATATGCAGAAACAACATCTCAAGTACAAAGTCATTCGTTTGCAGATACATTTGTGAATATCGTTCCAACGAATATTATGAAATCATTGGTTGAGGGCGATATGCTTGCGATTATCTTCTTCTCTGTACTATTTGGTTTAGGAGTTGCGGCGATTGGTGAAAGAGGGAGACCGGTTCTTCAATTTTTCCAAGGTGTAGCAGATGCGATGTTTTACGTGACTAACCAAGTTATGAAATTTGCACCATTTGGTGTATTCGCATTAATTGGTGTAACAGTTTCGACGTTTGGCTTATCTTCATTAATTCCATTAGGGAAACTAGTCATAGTTGTATATGGTGCGATGATTTTCTTCGTTGTAGTCGTACTAGGACTTACAGCGAAACTATTTGGAATTAACATTTTCCAATTCTTTAAGATTTTAAAAGACGAGCTGATCTTAGCATACTCTACAGCGAGTTCAGAAACAGTTTTACCGAAAATTATGGAGAAGATGGAAAAATTCGGTTGCCCAAAAGCAATTACATCTTTCGTTATTCCGACAGGTTATTCATTTAACTTAGATGGATCAACTTTATATCAAGCAATTGCAGCAATTTTCTTAGCGCAAATGTACGGTATTGAATTATCCATTACACAACAAATTACATTATTACTTGTATTAATGGTTACATCAAAAGGTATTGCGGGTGTACCGGGCGTATCATTCGTTGTATTATTAGCAACACTTGGTACAGTAGGTATTCCAGCTGAAGGTTTAGCCTTCATCGCTGGTATTGACCGTATTTTAGATATGGCTCGTACAGCAGTTAACGTTGTAGGTAACTCTTTAGCAGCTGTAGTTATGTCTAAGTGGGAAGGTCAGTATGACGCTGAAAAAGGACAAGCTTATTTAGAGGAAATTTCCAATAAACAAGCAGCTTAA
- a CDS encoding DUF402 domain-containing protein, with the protein MKRKYGDGSSWKRLIEKDYTVKQIEEGMLGILEIKKVREPSYKEYDGKELCIAGNQYTWIQYFINGKNFAITAMLDDQKKLVQYYIDVTKEYKIDDRGLPYFDDLYLDVVLLPNGKMYVLDEDELEDAYKSADVTKEEYDLAWCTTKWIIAAINNSEFYWISILEEEIKKLK; encoded by the coding sequence ATGAAACGTAAATATGGTGACGGTTCTTCGTGGAAGCGACTAATAGAGAAAGATTATACGGTTAAGCAAATAGAAGAGGGAATGCTAGGAATACTGGAAATAAAAAAGGTTAGGGAACCTAGTTATAAAGAATATGATGGGAAAGAACTTTGTATTGCAGGGAATCAGTATACGTGGATTCAATATTTCATAAACGGGAAAAACTTTGCGATTACAGCCATGTTAGATGATCAGAAAAAATTAGTGCAATATTACATCGATGTGACGAAAGAATATAAAATAGACGACCGTGGTTTACCGTATTTTGATGATTTATATTTAGATGTAGTGTTATTACCGAACGGTAAGATGTATGTACTCGATGAAGATGAGCTAGAGGATGCTTATAAAAGTGCCGATGTTACAAAAGAAGAGTATGATTTAGCTTGGTGCACTACGAAATGGATAATAGCCGCAATAAACAATAGTGAATTTTATTGGATTTCAATATTGGAAGAAGAAATCAAAAAGTTAAAATGA
- a CDS encoding Na+/H+ antiporter NhaC family protein, whose protein sequence is MKETRGNGLALLPLGIFLALFIGSGIITGDFYKLPILIAISIAVGVALAMNRKESFNVKVERFAKGAGNPDIMIMVLIFVLAGAFSETAKGMGGVDSTVNLALSILPQGFIVAGIFVIGAFISLAMGTSMGTIAALAPIAVGISGQTDISIALTMATVVGGAMFGDNLSFISDTTIAAVRSQGTEMKDKFKTNFLIVLPAAIITIVLLVIITLGSDTQIKAHSFDWIKILPYAGVLITALLGWNVLIVLTGGTVLSGVIGLLDGSYTLESFFKSVTTGMGGMMELVLLAILIGGMVELIQYNGGIQYLMNILTRNIRSKKGAEFGIAGLVSMTNMCTANNTISIIFTGPLAKNIADQYEIDPRKSASVLDLFSCCVQGLIPYGAQMLTAAGFAALSPIELLPYAFYPILVGVCGIISILIGFPRFSKVAGKKEYHKTA, encoded by the coding sequence TTGAAAGAAACGAGAGGAAATGGTTTAGCTTTATTACCGCTTGGAATATTTTTGGCACTATTTATTGGTTCTGGAATTATTACAGGTGATTTCTATAAATTGCCGATACTTATAGCGATTTCAATTGCTGTAGGAGTCGCTTTAGCAATGAATCGTAAAGAAAGCTTTAATGTAAAAGTGGAACGATTTGCTAAAGGTGCAGGGAATCCAGATATTATGATTATGGTTTTAATTTTTGTACTGGCAGGAGCGTTCTCTGAAACAGCAAAAGGGATGGGCGGCGTTGATTCTACAGTTAACTTAGCGTTATCAATTTTACCGCAAGGATTTATCGTAGCTGGAATTTTTGTTATAGGGGCATTTATTTCATTAGCGATGGGAACTTCAATGGGAACAATTGCTGCATTAGCACCAATTGCTGTAGGTATTAGTGGGCAAACTGATATCTCAATTGCACTTACGATGGCGACAGTTGTTGGCGGAGCGATGTTTGGTGATAATTTATCATTTATTTCAGATACAACAATCGCAGCTGTACGCTCGCAAGGAACAGAAATGAAAGATAAGTTTAAAACGAACTTTTTAATTGTATTACCGGCAGCTATTATTACAATTGTACTATTAGTAATCATTACTTTAGGAAGCGACACGCAGATTAAAGCGCATAGCTTTGACTGGATAAAGATTTTACCGTATGCAGGAGTACTTATTACAGCGCTACTGGGTTGGAATGTACTTATTGTGTTAACTGGTGGAACTGTACTATCCGGCGTTATCGGTCTTTTAGATGGTAGCTACACGTTAGAGAGTTTCTTTAAAAGTGTAACGACTGGAATGGGCGGTATGATGGAGTTAGTATTACTTGCTATTTTAATTGGTGGTATGGTCGAACTGATTCAATATAATGGTGGTATTCAATATTTAATGAATATTTTAACTCGTAACATTCGTTCAAAAAAAGGAGCGGAGTTCGGTATTGCTGGATTAGTGAGTATGACGAATATGTGTACAGCGAATAATACGATTTCTATTATCTTTACAGGTCCGCTTGCGAAAAACATTGCAGACCAATATGAAATTGATCCTCGTAAATCAGCGAGTGTATTAGATCTTTTCTCGTGTTGTGTGCAAGGATTAATTCCGTATGGTGCGCAAATGTTAACTGCAGCAGGATTTGCAGCGTTATCTCCGATTGAATTGTTACCATATGCGTTTTATCCGATTTTAGTTGGAGTATGCGGAATCATTTCTATATTAATTGGTTTCCCGAGGTTTTCTAAAGTAGCGGGAAAGAAAGAGTATCATAAAACAGCATAA
- a CDS encoding flagellar basal body rod protein, with product MKQFLAFIAAGILALIALGSLAGIVGFAIGAGVVYWSYKSFVRAQSFFGKLAWGIVGLIGLSIALSHSPALIGIAALVVLYYGYREWKKEKNVVVDSASESSKPYSNFEDEWNKLMKN from the coding sequence ATGAAACAATTTCTAGCGTTTATCGCGGCCGGTATTTTGGCTTTAATTGCTCTTGGTAGCCTTGCTGGTATTGTAGGATTCGCAATCGGAGCAGGAGTTGTGTACTGGAGCTATAAATCATTTGTGCGAGCACAATCATTTTTTGGAAAGTTAGCTTGGGGTATTGTTGGTTTAATCGGTTTATCCATTGCACTTTCGCACTCCCCAGCATTAATCGGTATCGCAGCATTAGTAGTTTTATACTACGGATACCGTGAGTGGAAAAAAGAAAAAAATGTAGTTGTTGATTCTGCATCAGAAAGTTCTAAACCATATAGCAACTTTGAAGATGAGTGGAACAAGTTAATGAAAAACTAA
- a CDS encoding PspA/IM30 family protein, with protein sequence MKQTLFGRVRDAILADFHNVLDEKERKNPIAMLNQYLRDSEREITKIEKLIERHKTLKSNFARELEQARYFVNKRSKQAIIAQEAGELQLHERALEEVAYYEGQVTRLEEMYAGVVEQIDELERRLSEMKNKLKEMHAKRMELMARENMAHANRRMNTAMHKMDENNPFLRFEEIEDHIRDLETRMNEEHERDTFDMKIAKLEREMKEKNDVSLTKELTK encoded by the coding sequence ATGAAACAAACTTTATTCGGACGTGTACGCGATGCAATTTTAGCAGATTTTCATAATGTGTTAGATGAGAAAGAAAGAAAAAATCCAATAGCGATGTTAAATCAATATTTACGCGATAGTGAGCGTGAAATAACAAAAATTGAGAAGTTAATTGAGCGCCATAAAACATTAAAATCAAATTTTGCTCGTGAGCTTGAGCAAGCACGTTATTTCGTTAATAAAAGATCAAAGCAAGCTATCATTGCTCAAGAAGCAGGCGAATTACAACTACATGAGCGTGCGTTAGAAGAAGTAGCGTATTATGAAGGGCAAGTAACTCGATTAGAAGAAATGTATGCAGGTGTTGTAGAGCAAATTGATGAGTTGGAGCGTCGTCTTTCTGAGATGAAAAATAAATTAAAAGAAATGCACGCGAAACGTATGGAATTAATGGCACGTGAAAATATGGCACATGCAAATCGTCGTATGAATACTGCTATGCATAAAATGGATGAGAATAATCCGTTCTTACGCTTTGAAGAAATTGAAGATCATATCCGCGACTTAGAAACTCGTATGAATGAGGAGCATGAACGTGACACATTTGATATGAAGATTGCAAAGCTTGAACGTGAAATGAAAGAAAAGAATGATGTATCGTTAACGAAAGAGTTAACAAAATAA
- the liaF gene encoding cell wall-active antibiotics response protein LiaF, producing MKKQFSKTQLMGMLLIIFGFGLFLDMILGHFEPGGLIFAFIMLMFGRHYRKKNRYVRGNVFLFVGGIVFLFFLFSSAAFVLVVFACLALIGYQLIQQGHQQKAMKVEIKEKGIIDEEKQIYRTEPYLKNMFVGNIRMMDHIYELEDINVQYGACDVEIDLTTAMIPEGETVIVIRGVVGNIRLYVPYDIELSLNHSVIVGRVLLPGHEETGFNRNVTFKTEQYKEAPRRIKIISSLVVGDTEVRKV from the coding sequence ATGAAGAAACAATTTTCAAAAACACAATTAATGGGGATGCTCCTCATCATATTTGGATTCGGTCTTTTTCTTGATATGATACTTGGACATTTTGAACCAGGTGGTCTCATTTTTGCATTTATTATGCTTATGTTCGGAAGGCATTATCGTAAAAAGAATCGTTACGTACGGGGAAATGTATTTTTATTTGTTGGTGGTATCGTATTTTTATTCTTCTTATTTTCATCAGCAGCATTTGTTCTTGTCGTATTTGCTTGTTTAGCTTTAATTGGTTATCAACTGATTCAACAAGGACATCAGCAAAAAGCAATGAAGGTTGAAATTAAAGAAAAAGGGATTATAGACGAAGAGAAGCAAATATATCGTACAGAACCATATTTAAAAAATATGTTTGTAGGGAATATACGAATGATGGATCATATTTATGAACTTGAGGATATTAATGTTCAATATGGTGCTTGTGATGTGGAAATAGATTTAACAACTGCTATGATCCCAGAAGGGGAGACAGTAATTGTTATTCGAGGTGTCGTTGGTAATATTCGTTTATATGTGCCATATGATATTGAACTGTCTTTAAATCATTCTGTTATTGTCGGACGTGTGCTCTTGCCAGGTCATGAAGAGACAGGGTTTAATCGCAATGTTACATTTAAAACAGAGCAGTATAAAGAGGCTCCTCGTCGTATTAAAATTATTTCTTCGCTTGTCGTAGGCGATACGGAAGTGAGGAAAGTATAA